From the Roseateles sp. XES5 genome, one window contains:
- a CDS encoding GNAT family N-acetyltransferase, which produces MSETGAGARAFTIEAGLRPAHRRIAAVGYWEAFSRKLRYPLGPEAKAVALLERVLRPEQAVSAIAPDGRFLGVAGFKTPEGAFVDGGLREMAETYGWLSGLIRGLLLQVLDRPCDAGTLLMDGIFVRPEARSLGVGSALLDAVEDVAVTRGLQRIRLDVIDENPRARALYARRGFEAMATVSSGLLKPVFGFRSATTMIKAVA; this is translated from the coding sequence ATGAGCGAGACCGGCGCCGGCGCGCGCGCCTTCACCATCGAAGCGGGATTGCGCCCCGCCCATCGCCGGATTGCCGCGGTCGGCTATTGGGAGGCCTTTTCCCGCAAGCTGCGCTACCCGCTGGGGCCGGAGGCGAAGGCGGTCGCCCTGCTGGAGCGGGTCCTGAGGCCCGAACAGGCCGTGAGCGCCATTGCGCCGGACGGCCGCTTCCTCGGCGTCGCCGGCTTCAAGACGCCGGAAGGGGCCTTCGTGGACGGCGGCCTGCGGGAGATGGCGGAGACCTATGGCTGGCTCAGCGGCCTTATACGCGGGCTCCTGCTGCAGGTGCTGGACCGCCCGTGCGACGCGGGCACGCTGCTGATGGATGGCATCTTCGTGCGGCCGGAGGCGCGCAGCCTCGGCGTCGGTTCGGCCCTTCTCGATGCGGTGGAAGATGTTGCGGTCACGCGCGGGCTGCAAAGGATCCGGCTCGACGTGATCGATGAAAATCCGCGCGCCCGCGCGCTCTATGCCCGGCGCGGCTTCGAGGCCATGGCCACCGTCTCGTCGGGATTGTTGAAGCCGGTCTTCGGTTTCCGCTCGGCGACGACGATGATCAAGGCCGTCGCCTGA
- a CDS encoding competence/damage-inducible protein A, whose amino-acid sequence MSSTAVATAAMLAIGDELLSGRTKDKNIGQLADVLFLAGIDLKEVRIVGDEEEAIVEALNALRARYTYVFTSGGIGPTHDDITADAISRAFGVPCLHDPLAMQLLGAMYEKRGVEFNEARQRMARMPEGAVHIENAVSTAPGFNIGNVYVMAGVPQVFTAMLSTVVPKLAGGKPMLSRSVASPFGEGDIGSALADIQKNHPDTSIGSYPRFSENRFSTEIVIRSRTEAPAEAAERDILAMIAEIAAAKAAS is encoded by the coding sequence ATGAGTTCCACTGCCGTTGCCACCGCCGCCATGCTCGCCATCGGCGACGAGCTTCTTTCCGGGCGCACCAAGGACAAGAATATCGGCCAGCTCGCGGATGTGCTCTTTCTCGCCGGCATCGACCTCAAGGAGGTGCGCATCGTCGGCGACGAGGAGGAGGCCATCGTGGAGGCGCTGAACGCGCTTCGGGCACGCTACACCTATGTCTTCACCTCCGGCGGCATCGGCCCGACCCATGACGACATCACGGCGGATGCGATCTCCAGGGCCTTCGGCGTGCCCTGCCTGCACGATCCGCTCGCCATGCAGCTGCTCGGCGCGATGTACGAGAAGCGCGGCGTCGAATTCAACGAGGCGCGCCAGCGCATGGCCCGCATGCCCGAGGGCGCGGTGCATATCGAAAATGCCGTCTCGACGGCGCCGGGCTTCAACATCGGCAATGTCTATGTGATGGCCGGCGTGCCGCAGGTCTTCACCGCCATGCTGAGCACCGTGGTGCCGAAGCTTGCGGGTGGCAAGCCCATGCTGTCGCGCTCCGTCGCCTCGCCCTTCGGCGAGGGCGACATCGGCAGCGCGCTCGCCGACATCCAGAAGAATCACCCGGACACCAGCATCGGCTCCTATCCGCGCTTTTCCGAAAACCGCTTCTCGACGGAAATCGTCATCCGCAGCCGAACGGAAGCCCCGGCGGAAGCGGCCGAACGTGATATACTGGCGATGATCGCCGAAATCGCCGCGGCCAAGGCCGCTTCTTGA
- a CDS encoding universal stress protein yields the protein MTYKTIVAVLSAAEDAGKVTDHALALARETGGHVIGIHAEAPVVVTLIAPMEYPDPNAVLDLQERAQRQSRAVEQAFRSRCERDDISYEWRLFTGTAGYASAGVIDSARGADIVLAGQFDPDLDGPAREDIEDLLYESGRPVYLVSNAPAGPEPIERVLLAWNGSREAARAAFDALPFLTGAKEVEIFTIDPPETATQSRDFCGAELAATLARHGVKTTVASGASQGHSVADALNHRASEIDAGLIVMGAYSHSRLRQRLFGGVTSAMMRGARVPTLMSR from the coding sequence ATGACCTACAAGACCATCGTGGCGGTGCTGAGCGCCGCCGAGGACGCCGGCAAGGTGACGGACCATGCGCTCGCGCTCGCACGCGAGACGGGCGGCCATGTCATCGGCATCCATGCGGAAGCCCCGGTCGTGGTCACGCTGATCGCGCCCATGGAATATCCCGATCCCAATGCCGTGCTGGACCTGCAGGAGCGCGCCCAGCGCCAGTCGCGCGCGGTCGAGCAGGCCTTCCGTTCGCGCTGCGAGCGCGACGACATTTCCTATGAATGGCGGCTTTTCACCGGCACCGCCGGCTATGCCTCGGCGGGCGTCATCGACAGCGCCCGCGGCGCCGACATCGTGCTTGCCGGCCAGTTCGATCCCGATCTCGACGGCCCGGCGCGCGAGGATATCGAGGACCTGCTCTATGAGAGCGGCCGGCCGGTCTATCTCGTCTCCAACGCGCCCGCCGGCCCCGAGCCGATCGAGCGGGTGCTGCTCGCCTGGAACGGCTCGCGGGAGGCGGCGCGCGCCGCCTTCGACGCCCTGCCCTTCCTGACGGGCGCCAAGGAGGTCGAGATCTTCACCATCGATCCGCCGGAAACCGCCACGCAGTCGCGCGACTTCTGCGGCGCCGAGCTTGCCGCCACGCTCGCCCGCCATGGCGTCAAGACGACCGTCGCCTCCGGCGCCTCGCAGGGCCATTCGGTGGCCGATGCGTTGAACCACCGCGCGAGCGAGATCGATGCCGGGCTCATCGTCATGGGCGCCTACAGCCATTCGCGGCTGCGCCAGCGCCTCTTCGGCGGCGTCACCAGCGCTATGATGCGCGGCGCGCGCGTGCCGACGCTGATGTCGCGCTGA